A stretch of DNA from Aspergillus flavus chromosome 3, complete sequence:
GTTCATATCGGCAGTGGACGAGTCTGATTATACATCGTGAATTGTCATCCTCAGGCATCCGCCCCTGAAGTTAGTACTGACGACGAAGTACTTTTAGTTCTCCGGTGGATCCTCCAGACTCCATCGAACAACCGCTTAACCTCCTTCGCGTGGAAGCAAAGATCTGCACCTGCCAAATGAGAAGCTTCAACCGCCGAAGTTAGGTATCGGCCTGGTATTTTGGGCCGTCCCTTGCTTTTGCGTCCCCATCCTGTACCCGATCGCTGAGTTTGGTAAACCCGGGTGATGGACATGGGGCTGCAAGGGATCAAACATGCTTGTAGCCTTGTGCAGAACTTGTGCCTACAGGCAAGGCAGCACTCTTGGCCCTGACGTTTGATGGACACCCGCCACATGGGTATCTGCAGTGTACCGTAGCAAATTCCAATCCCTGGTCGGCAACTGCTTGCTTCTAGGTAGAGGACGTCACAATACCAGCCCAGTTCCGTACTAATACGAGTATTGATACCCTGAAATTATACGACGGAACCGGACGGCCGGTGTAATGTTGTGTAACTGACAAGGTTCAACTTTTACCGCCTTCCCGGAAGATCCTCCACGTGCAGTCTCCAGCAAAAGTGACCCGATGCGTGGTTCggaaactttttttttttttttttttgggggggttTGCTCTTGATATTGAGTTTTGTGGCTCAAAGAAAATTCCTATTTCAGTGGTGGCTGGACGGCGTTCTCCGATTGACATTCTACAGATCTCAAATCAACAGAGTTTGGAGGGAGATTAACTATATCATGATCCAATACCCCTACTTCCCCAGGCTCAAGTCCAAAGAATGAGCATACGATCAATCCTCCCGTCCAACTATACATCCATCCCAGCCTCATCAAAGTATCCCCATAGCGACACGTAAACTCAATGCAATCAATTACATCATGATTAGAATATCAGTCTACCGATCCCCTTACCTCACCGTGGGTCCCGGCAACGAAGTACCcggtttttttttatagtagtatTTTTACTGATACTACCTCACAACACGATCATGGATCATGAATCATGGAATAATTAATCTCctcaatacggagtacggcaCTAGTGAAGCCACCCCATCTTCTAGCGGCGTTCCAGAACCCTTCTGGAAAACTTCTAGCGCCGCCGCCCCCTGAGAGCCTCGGATTGCCTTCGGAGAACAACACCGTCTCCGGACATGGAACCGCGTCAGTAAGATTAAACGGTTATTAATCATCCCATTCGGATggggcggcggcggcgggCCATTGTCGGTCGTTTCTTCATTTCAGTTCACAAATCTCTGAAGTTTGAACCCACAACGGGGATGATATCATATTCAGAACGGGATCCGATCTGAGATGGAGTTCGCTACTTTCTCGGTAGATCTCGCTAGTCCAAACTCTCTTTGGTtgatttttgctttttttgcCGCCCCTTTAACCTCAATTTGTCACAGAAAGTTTAATTGAGCAATGGATGGGATAGGAAATTTCGGAACTTGCCGTCGTAGTCCCTGACGGTCTGGATGGGAAAAGGGATGGCCCAGCTCCTGAAGTCTAGATATCAatccttttttgtttcagGGGATCCCAATTTTTGAGGatctatctatagtttaGGTTGGAGTTGTGACGATAACTTAGTCAGCGACTGCGGAAATTATATCCTTATCTTTCCGCGTTTTTCCTCGACTGGACGGGCGTCTGGAACCGCTCACAGGCGAATCCTCCAACCGGGAAAATGGAGgcaagaaaggaacaaaggatgagaaactacggagtaaagaTTTCATCTCTAAAATCCCCCCCTTTCCATTTTCGCAGAAAACATATTCTAGCACGGTAATAAGTAGCGACTGCGTAGCGAACTGGTCTATGCGCTGGAGATAGATATGAAATCAGAATAGAGTGAAATCCTAGCGTCGATACACACATTTATTTAACTTACTTAACTACCTCGATATAGTAAATCGTCCTTTTCATAAAAGAATCCCTGTCGCCCCCAGACTTgactaaaaaaataaaaaatagataacaaaccaaacaccaacccaacccatTCCGGTAAATTACCTTCTTCCCGCCGATACGACCAGTGAACCagtgaagaaaaggaaaagaaaagccacCTAGTAACGAAAAACCACGTGGCGCCCACAAACCCAGCACTATTTTCTGCTCAACTCTTCCCAGTTCTCTTCCCTGATTGAGTTTAAACTCCCcaatttttcctttttccttttttttttttttttttttttttttggccaTCTGGAAGTCAGTCAGTCAAATCGAGCTGGAAATTAAATTACTAGTTCAACCtggcttctcttcccttcttttttcttccgACACTGGTCCAGTCCCCAGCCCCCCACACAGTTTAGTTGACCTCTTTGACCGCTACAAGAAAATGGGTCCATGTCCCTAGTAGTAGTCTAATTGTGACTAGAGATGTTTCAGGATAGAGGACCGACtgttttgtattttttttttctttttctttttttcttttttgtctcttGGGGGTTTTGGTCTTGTCTTTGCGGTCTGGCATCTTTTTTTGTGGAATCTCGGATTTTCCGGTTGATGGTAATAGGTAGAAGAGACCtgctttcttcatccttAGTAATAAGTTTCTTCATCGTGGTGTCCACTGTCCACTGTGGAATGTGGATAGAATACTGTGCGCTAAGTGCTAAATTCCTACTCAGACCTCCTTAGTCACTTACTTAGTTACTTACTTGACTAATCTACCCCAATTACCTAGCTCCATAGTATCTACTAAACTATATAGGTATTGGAGTAGGCCGAGATATGGAGTACACGCAAGTTCACAACGGAGTAAAGAAGTATATGTATAGCGATCCACAGATAAGGAAAAAACAAACGAAATGAATCAATGGGCTGACCAGGTTCCGAGGAAAGATGTGCGTTTTACGTCATGGAGGATTTTGTGTCTGATCCTCTCATCCTGGATTCTGTGTTTCTGGTTGGGgtaatgtatgtatgtatgtgttATGGGGTTGGTTGTTCTGTGTTTGATGTGTCTAATGAAGGGGGTTCTGGATACGAGTTGATGGACGTCGAGAAGGATTCTGATCCTGTGCTAGGTAGTTCTATCTGTACCTGTTATGCGGATAGCCGCGTTTTTAATGTATGTTCTATATTAAGAAGGTTTTCTAGGGCTTGGGAGTTTGGGATCGGCCTTGTTGTGATTTGGTCTCTTGGAGTTGGTACAGCCGGTAGCCGagggatgacgatgaagaagacagacagaaaaagaagaacggaTCTCTACCTTCATTGCTTATTTCCTATGCCTTAATGAAAAAATTTGCTAGATgaagaggcaaaaaaaaCTTgtcaaaagaaagagaccgAATGTGGCTGTTGCTTGGCAACATCTAGGCCCTTATCATATCTGACTCGGTCGCAAGCCACATCCCCAACGCTACTGACTCTTATTCTGGTTCCCACAGGCAAACCGCAGGGACGTCCGGCACACGGAGGAACTTGCATCCGTCCACTAGGATCGTCGAACTGGAATGAGCCTCGATTTGACCTGTCATCATTCTAGACTCAGGCGTGTCAACCAGCTGGGGATTATCCCTGTTATTTTTGTCTCGCGTGGCGGCCAGGGATCTTCGTTTCATGACACGGAGGGAGAGGATCTCTTATGCAGGGGCTACAGGGCATTAGTCGTGCTTAGTGGGAAGGATTGAGGCCCGTCGTCGTAGTTCTGTAGTAGGTGCATTGATGATGCATGATATATATCAAGTTCCAACTCTATGTATACGTGAGTTCTCCTGCTTCTTGGGAGGCTCACCTTGTTCTGTGTTGGTTAAGAGAGGTGGATATGAGGAAGTGAGATCGTATAACATTATCAACCCCCACTCCATGTGTTTACTAATGGAAACAcgacaaggaaaaaaggacGTTGGCTGACAGTTCCCGGACCTTGTTTGATGTTGCCTTGTTGAGGCGTGGACATGCTCACGGGACGTCCGCGTGATCATTTCAGGATTGGGGTTGGTCTTTTTTGATTGAGAGACACCATGAAATCTGCAGTCTTACCGCAACTTTGCAAAGGATGCCAAGAATACCGATTGATACCTGGAGGAATTCAATCGAAAGATGTGCCCCAGGTGAATTGCGCCATTGTGGTCCAAGGCCCTCTCACCGCTTCGTATTCTTTTTCTAGAAGAGTGGGGACGGCCCTCAGGACGCTGGGTCGACCCGAGAAGTGGAATTCACACGGTCAATATTCGGGATATATCCATTGACTCGTAACGAGGGGTCCGGAGCGTATGCTAGAATGAGCACCGCTTCTGATTCTTTGACCCCTATCTCATCCCGCGCTATACCGTCCACGTAGCGGCATCTCTGTGGGAGCGACTTCAATGGGGAGGAAACCTTCGCGATAACCCAAAAACCTGATATTGGGCATGGATGGAAACCTTATTGCGCGGGTCTCGGTGGTAATAAGCAACGTTATATCCGAATTAGAGCTCATGTCAGATTTGGCGATCAGACTTTGGGCTAAAGGAGCCTCagaggaggggaaatgagagTCGGAAGGAAACAGGATCAGGAGGGCGCTTTGAGTTTCAGATCCTGGGTGTGATCCCCTCGAGACGGCAACTTTTTGACTTTGTGGCTGACTTGATTGGTCCGTTCCCGATTGTTTTTGCTTCCAGTATTCGGACATTTATTAGACGAGCCGACCAGTAGGTATGCATTGGGTGGTGATTATGAAACAGTTGTTAGTTGGTGATATGTCTAACTGGAAAGATGATGCGAAGCTAGTCGATTGTCGCGCACAACGCGGCAAACTGATTCGGGGGCTAATCCATTTCGGTCACCAATATGATTACCTATGAATATGGGACCTCACTAAGTA
This window harbors:
- a CDS encoding uncharacterized protein (expressed protein); translated protein: MFQDRGPTVLYFFFLFLFFFFVSWGFWSCLCGLASFFVESRIFRLMVIGRRDLLSSSLVISFFIVVSTVHCGMWIEYCALSAKFLLRPP